The Tistrella mobilis genome window below encodes:
- a CDS encoding phosphoribosyl-ATP diphosphatase: protein MADGRTDTIKTKNDTAGQTDWDVLDRLVTTIRSRKGADPSSSYVAKLLGKGRLKMAQKVGEEAVEVAIAAVAQDKDALIDESADLLFHLMVLWADAGLDPADVMATLGRREGRSGIDEKKNRKN, encoded by the coding sequence ATGGCCGACGGACGGACTGACACCATCAAGACAAAGAACGACACCGCCGGCCAGACCGACTGGGACGTGCTCGACCGCCTTGTGACCACCATCCGGTCGCGCAAGGGGGCCGATCCGTCCAGCTCCTATGTCGCCAAGCTGCTGGGCAAGGGCCGGCTGAAGATGGCCCAGAAGGTGGGTGAAGAAGCGGTCGAGGTCGCCATCGCCGCGGTCGCCCAGGACAAGGACGCGCTGATCGACGAAAGCGCCGACCTGCTTTTCCACCTGATGGTGCTCTGGGCCGATGCCGGCCTCGACCCGGCCGATGTGATGGCCACGCTCGGCCGCCGCGAGGGCCGTTCGGGCATCGACGAGAAGAAGAACCGCAAGAACTGA
- a CDS encoding 2-dehydro-3-deoxy-6-phosphogalactonate aldolase — protein sequence MDRIPFPPMARPLIAILRGIQPHETEAVVSELIEAGLTAIEIPLNSPDPFRSIGIAARLAPEPVIVGGGTVLTPADVARLHQAGGRLLVTPNCDPVVIRTAHGLGMVSMPGVFTATEALAAAAAGATGLKFFPASVLGPQGITAIRAVLPPELVIAAVGGVSDRNFADYIRAGITAFGLGTSLYKPGMSAADVRARADATIAAYDAGLAA from the coding sequence ATGGATCGCATTCCCTTTCCGCCGATGGCGCGGCCGCTGATCGCCATCCTGCGCGGCATCCAGCCCCACGAGACCGAAGCCGTGGTGTCGGAGCTGATCGAGGCCGGGCTGACCGCGATCGAGATCCCGCTGAACTCGCCCGACCCCTTCCGCTCGATCGGGATCGCGGCACGGCTGGCGCCCGAGCCGGTGATCGTCGGTGGCGGTACGGTGCTGACCCCGGCCGATGTCGCCCGCCTGCACCAGGCCGGCGGCCGGCTGCTGGTCACCCCCAATTGCGACCCGGTGGTGATCCGCACCGCCCATGGTCTGGGCATGGTCTCGATGCCGGGCGTGTTCACCGCCACCGAGGCGCTCGCCGCCGCGGCCGCCGGCGCCACCGGCCTCAAATTCTTCCCGGCCAGCGTGCTCGGCCCCCAGGGCATCACCGCCATCCGCGCGGTCCTGCCGCCCGAGCTGGTGATCGCCGCGGTGGGCGGCGTGTCCGACCGCAATTTCGCCGACTATATCCGGGCCGGCATCACCGCCTTCGGCCTTGGCACCAGCCTCTACAAACCGGGCATGAGTGCGGCGGATGTCCGCGCCCGGGCCGATGCCACCATCGCCGCCTATGATGCCGGCCTCGCGGCCTGA
- the hisA gene encoding 1-(5-phosphoribosyl)-5-[(5-phosphoribosylamino)methylideneamino]imidazole-4-carboxamide isomerase translates to MIIYPAIDLKDGACVRLVQGDMDRATVFADDPGAQAARFRDQGFAWLHVVDLNGAFAGRPVNAAAVEAIVKAVDLPVQLGGGIRDLATVEDWLSRGLARVILGTIAVRDPALVREACRLFPGKVAVGIDARDGMVAVEGWAETSTMSAVDLGLAFEDAGAAAIIYTDIGRDGTLQGHDAEQTARLAERLTTPVIASGGVASIDDIRAIKAVEHRGVAGVVTGRALYDGRLDPAAALAVAAGRA, encoded by the coding sequence GTGATCATCTATCCCGCCATCGATCTGAAGGACGGCGCCTGCGTGCGTCTGGTGCAGGGCGACATGGACCGTGCCACGGTCTTCGCCGACGATCCCGGCGCCCAGGCCGCCCGTTTCCGCGACCAGGGTTTCGCATGGCTGCATGTGGTGGATCTGAACGGCGCCTTCGCCGGCCGGCCGGTGAATGCGGCCGCGGTAGAGGCGATCGTGAAGGCGGTGGATCTGCCGGTGCAGCTGGGCGGCGGCATCCGCGATCTCGCCACCGTCGAGGACTGGCTGTCCCGCGGCCTGGCGCGGGTGATCCTGGGCACGATCGCGGTGCGCGATCCGGCGCTGGTGCGCGAGGCCTGCCGGCTGTTCCCGGGCAAGGTCGCGGTCGGCATCGATGCCCGTGACGGCATGGTCGCGGTCGAAGGCTGGGCCGAGACGTCCACCATGAGCGCGGTTGATCTGGGTCTCGCCTTCGAGGATGCCGGGGCGGCCGCAATCATCTACACCGATATCGGCCGCGACGGCACGCTGCAGGGCCATGATGCCGAACAGACCGCGCGCCTGGCCGAGCGGCTGACCACCCCGGTGATCGCCAGCGGCGGCGTCGCCTCGATCGACGACATCCGCGCGATCAAGGCGGTGGAACATCGCGGCGTCGCCGGCGTCGTCACCGGCCGTGCGCTCTATGACGGCCGGCTGGATCCCGCCGCGGCCCTGGCGGTGGCTGCCGGCCGCGCCTGA
- a CDS encoding histidine triad nucleotide-binding protein: MAYDPNNIFARILRGELPCKTVYEDEHVLAFSDIRPLADVHVLVIPKGAYVSLDDFTAGAGPEVVGHFFKVVGEIARITGVAETGYRIISNIGAHGHQEVPHLHVHVIGGRPLGRMLPDARG; the protein is encoded by the coding sequence ATGGCCTATGATCCGAACAACATCTTCGCCCGCATACTGCGCGGCGAGCTGCCCTGCAAGACCGTCTACGAAGACGAGCATGTGCTCGCCTTCAGCGACATCCGGCCGCTTGCCGATGTCCATGTGCTGGTGATCCCGAAGGGCGCCTATGTCTCGCTCGACGATTTCACCGCCGGCGCCGGGCCCGAGGTGGTCGGCCACTTCTTCAAGGTGGTGGGCGAAATCGCCCGCATCACCGGCGTCGCCGAAACCGGCTATCGGATCATCTCCAACATCGGCGCCCATGGCCATCAGGAGGTGCCGCACCTCCATGTGCATGTGATCGGCGGCCGGCCGCTGGGCCGGATGCTGCCCGACGCCCGCGGCTGA
- a CDS encoding DUF2628 domain-containing protein has product MRIYSVHVPPLVSPVDRARVVAEGFSWAAFVLGVLWALWHRQWAAAAVVLVAGMVLAGILGALGAGEATVTIATVAVQAIYGVVANDLRRRRYDRLGWREIGPIAADDADEALYKAAILHRDAAIRRDARGYDQGGRGPAPGAFGHAGGLGA; this is encoded by the coding sequence ATGCGCATCTATTCGGTCCATGTCCCCCCTCTGGTCAGCCCGGTCGACCGCGCCCGCGTCGTCGCCGAAGGCTTCTCGTGGGCGGCCTTCGTGCTGGGGGTGCTCTGGGCGCTCTGGCACCGGCAATGGGCGGCGGCGGCGGTAGTCCTGGTCGCAGGCATGGTGCTGGCGGGCATTCTGGGGGCGCTCGGCGCCGGAGAGGCCACCGTGACCATCGCGACCGTGGCGGTGCAGGCGATTTACGGCGTCGTCGCCAACGATCTTCGCCGCCGGCGCTACGACCGTCTGGGCTGGCGCGAGATCGGCCCGATCGCGGCGGATGACGCCGACGAGGCGCTGTACAAGGCCGCGATCCTGCATCGCGACGCCGCCATCCGCCGCGATGCACGCGGCTACGACCAGGGAGGGCGGGGCCCCGCGCCCGGTGCCTTCGGCCACGCCGGGGGCCTCGGCGCCTGA
- the hisH gene encoding imidazole glycerol phosphate synthase subunit HisH: protein MNIVVIDYGSGNLRSAAKAFAHAADEAGIAAEVLVSADPARILAADRLVLPGQGAFADCRAGLDGADGLAEALTEAVTTRGTPFFGICVGMQLLATSGFEHRVTPGLDWIGGRVEALAPSDPALKIPHMGWNALDFEPGRHPVLAGVEPGAHVYFVHSYAMTVDDPAHLLATADYGGRVTAIVGRDNLIGTQFHPEKSQAVGQRLIAGFLRWRP, encoded by the coding sequence ATGAACATCGTCGTCATCGATTACGGCTCCGGCAACCTCAGGTCTGCCGCCAAGGCCTTCGCCCATGCCGCAGACGAGGCCGGGATCGCCGCCGAGGTGCTGGTGAGTGCCGATCCCGCCCGCATCCTGGCGGCCGACCGGCTGGTTCTGCCCGGCCAGGGCGCCTTCGCCGATTGTCGGGCGGGGCTGGATGGTGCCGACGGTCTGGCCGAGGCGCTGACCGAGGCGGTCACCACCCGCGGCACGCCTTTTTTCGGCATCTGCGTCGGCATGCAGCTGCTCGCCACCAGCGGCTTCGAGCACCGCGTCACCCCCGGGCTCGACTGGATCGGCGGCCGGGTGGAAGCGCTGGCGCCGTCGGATCCCGCGCTCAAGATCCCGCATATGGGCTGGAACGCGCTCGATTTCGAACCGGGCCGCCATCCGGTGCTGGCCGGGGTGGAGCCGGGGGCGCATGTCTATTTCGTGCATTCCTATGCCATGACCGTGGATGATCCGGCGCATCTGCTCGCCACCGCCGACTATGGCGGCCGGGTGACGGCGATCGTCGGCCGCGACAATCTGATCGGCACCCAGTTCCATCCGGAAAAGAGCCAGGCGGTGGGCCAGAGGCTGATCGCCGGCTTCCTGCGCTGGCGGCCCTGA
- the hisF gene encoding imidazole glycerol phosphate synthase subunit HisF, whose protein sequence is MLKTRIIPCLDVKDGRVVKGVNFVGLRDAGDPVEQARLYDAAGADELTFLDITASHENRGTILDVVARTAEHCFMPVTVGGGVRALEDIRALLLAGADKVSINSAAVARPELVAEAAGKFGSQCIVVAIDAKLGDSGRFEIFTHGGRKPTGIDAVEWAVRMAEYGAGELLVTSMDRDGTRAGFDLPLTRAMADAVTVPVIASGGVGTLDHLVEGVREGHASAVLAASIFHFGQHTIAEAKQHMAAAGIPVRLPGQ, encoded by the coding sequence ATGCTGAAGACCCGCATCATTCCCTGCCTGGACGTGAAGGACGGCCGCGTGGTCAAGGGCGTCAACTTCGTCGGCCTGCGCGATGCCGGTGATCCGGTCGAACAGGCCCGGCTCTACGATGCCGCCGGCGCCGACGAACTCACCTTCCTCGACATCACCGCCTCGCACGAGAACCGCGGCACCATCCTGGATGTCGTCGCCCGCACGGCCGAACACTGCTTCATGCCGGTGACGGTGGGCGGCGGCGTGCGGGCGCTGGAGGATATCCGCGCCCTGCTGCTGGCCGGTGCCGACAAGGTCTCGATCAACTCCGCCGCCGTCGCCCGCCCCGAACTGGTCGCCGAAGCCGCCGGCAAGTTCGGCAGCCAGTGCATCGTGGTCGCGATCGATGCCAAGCTGGGCGACAGCGGCCGGTTCGAGATCTTCACCCATGGCGGCCGCAAGCCCACCGGCATCGATGCGGTCGAATGGGCGGTCCGGATGGCGGAGTACGGCGCCGGCGAGCTGCTGGTGACCTCGATGGACCGCGACGGCACCCGGGCGGGTTTCGACCTGCCGCTGACCCGCGCCATGGCCGATGCGGTCACGGTGCCGGTGATCGCGAGCGGCGGTGTCGGCACGCTCGACCATCTGGTCGAAGGGGTGCGCGAAGGCCATGCCTCGGCGGTGCTGGCCGCCTCGATCTTCCATTTCGGCCAGCACACCATCGCCGAGGCCAAGCAGCATATGGCCGCGGCGGGCATCCCGGTGCGCCTGCCGGGCCAGTGA
- the pdxR gene encoding MocR-like pyridoxine biosynthesis transcription factor PdxR yields the protein MAAIPAWLALDRAAGDLEGQIYRSLRDRILDGRLTAPQSLPPSRALAAALGVARSTVVNAYDRLKAEGYLEGRAGSATRVAAVVPRPAAPAAATAIAPLPGAGAPRRRFSPGVPDLGSFPYADWAACLRAAARSVRATDLGYAGTAGLPELRALIVDHVAAVRGVSATPERVLILPSTRAAVDLLARVLLPPGGTVWMEEPGYASARAVFQAAGARLVPVACDAQGIDVAAAAGAPPPGLIYTTPSHQYPTGVTMTLPRRLALLDLARISGAVVVEDDYDSEFHYAGHPIAALQGIDRAGVVVYLGTFSKTLAPGLRVAYLIAPPALLPALAEAHRRGGAAVSGHVQAALARFMRDGRLRAHLRRMIPAYAERRAAVTAALEARLGHLLVTGPAAEGGLQLASWFRDPATDDAAAARRLAAEGYGPEPMSGFHLGPPRPGLLFGIADVDPARIDAAMTRIAAILGGR from the coding sequence ATGGCGGCGATACCGGCCTGGCTGGCGCTGGACCGTGCGGCCGGTGATCTGGAGGGGCAGATCTATCGCAGCCTCCGCGACCGGATTCTCGACGGCCGGCTGACCGCGCCGCAAAGCCTGCCGCCCAGCCGGGCGCTGGCCGCGGCGCTGGGTGTCGCCCGCTCCACCGTGGTCAACGCCTATGACCGGCTGAAGGCCGAGGGCTATCTGGAGGGGCGCGCCGGCTCCGCCACCCGGGTGGCGGCGGTGGTGCCGCGCCCGGCGGCGCCGGCGGCCGCAACCGCCATTGCCCCCCTGCCGGGGGCCGGTGCGCCGCGCCGCCGCTTCTCGCCCGGTGTGCCCGACCTCGGATCCTTCCCCTATGCCGACTGGGCGGCCTGTCTCAGGGCGGCGGCGCGATCGGTCCGCGCCACCGATCTGGGCTATGCCGGCACCGCCGGCCTGCCGGAGCTGCGCGCCCTGATCGTCGACCATGTCGCGGCGGTGCGCGGCGTTTCGGCCACGCCCGAACGGGTGCTGATCCTGCCCTCCACCCGCGCGGCGGTCGACCTGCTCGCCCGGGTGCTGCTGCCGCCGGGCGGCACGGTCTGGATGGAGGAGCCGGGCTATGCCTCGGCGCGGGCGGTGTTTCAGGCGGCAGGTGCCCGGCTGGTGCCGGTCGCCTGCGATGCCCAGGGGATCGATGTCGCCGCCGCCGCGGGCGCACCGCCGCCCGGGCTGATCTACACCACCCCCTCGCACCAGTATCCGACCGGCGTCACCATGACCCTGCCGCGCCGGCTGGCCCTGCTCGATCTGGCCCGCATCTCGGGGGCCGTGGTGGTGGAAGACGATTACGACAGCGAGTTCCACTATGCCGGCCACCCGATCGCCGCCCTGCAGGGCATCGACCGGGCCGGGGTGGTGGTCTATCTCGGCACCTTCTCTAAAACCCTGGCCCCGGGGCTTCGCGTCGCCTATCTGATCGCCCCGCCCGCCCTGCTGCCGGCGCTGGCAGAGGCCCATCGCCGCGGCGGTGCCGCGGTGTCGGGCCATGTTCAGGCGGCACTTGCCCGCTTCATGCGCGACGGAAGGCTGCGCGCCCATCTCAGGCGGATGATCCCGGCCTATGCCGAACGCCGGGCCGCGGTCACCGCGGCCCTGGAGGCCCGCCTCGGCCATCTGCTGGTCACCGGCCCCGCGGCAGAGGGCGGGCTGCAGCTGGCCAGCTGGTTCCGCGACCCCGCCACCGACGATGCCGCCGCCGCCCGCCGGCTTGCCGCCGAAGGCTATGGCCCCGAGCCGATGTCGGGCTTCCATCTGGGCCCGCCCCGGCCGGGCCTGCTGTTCGGCATCGCCGATGTCGACCCCGCCCGCATCGATGCCGCCATGACCCGGATCGCGGCGATTCTGGGCGGCCGCTAG
- the hisB gene encoding imidazoleglycerol-phosphate dehydratase HisB, which yields MSERTATITRNTRETRISVTVDLDGQGRYDVKTGIGFLDHMLEQLSRHGLIDLTVRAEGDLHIDFHHTTEDTGIAIGEAVAKALGDRRGITRYAHAYIPMDETLTRVALDLSNRPYLIWKVNFTRDKLGEMDTELFKEWFQAFAQAAGVTLHVENLYGENNHHIVESCYKGLARALRQAISIDPRAAGSVPSTKGVLGGSL from the coding sequence ATGAGCGAGCGCACCGCCACGATCACGCGCAACACCCGTGAGACCCGGATTTCCGTGACCGTCGATCTCGACGGCCAGGGCCGCTATGACGTGAAGACCGGCATCGGCTTTCTCGACCACATGCTGGAACAGCTTTCGCGCCATGGCCTGATCGACCTCACCGTGCGTGCCGAAGGCGACCTGCATATCGATTTCCACCACACCACCGAGGATACCGGCATCGCCATCGGCGAGGCGGTGGCGAAGGCGCTGGGCGACCGGCGCGGCATCACCCGCTACGCCCATGCCTATATCCCGATGGACGAGACCCTGACCCGGGTGGCACTCGACCTGTCCAACCGGCCCTATCTGATCTGGAAGGTGAATTTCACCCGCGACAAGTTGGGCGAGATGGACACCGAGCTGTTCAAGGAGTGGTTCCAGGCCTTCGCCCAGGCGGCCGGGGTAACGCTGCACGTGGAAAATCTCTACGGCGAGAACAATCACCATATCGTCGAGTCGTGCTATAAGGGTCTGGCCCGGGCGCTGCGCCAGGCGATCTCGATCGACCCGCGCGCGGCCGGCTCGGTGCCCTCGACCAAGGGCGTGCTCGGCGGCTCGCTCTGA
- a CDS encoding GNAT family N-acetyltransferase has translation MTATDQTTAPDLSGSRDLSAWAGVPRPDRAPIEGRYARLEPLEAATHAAALFAASAAPGAEARFRYLFEEPPVDAASFQAWAEAAQAKTDPLFFAVIDRATGRAEGRQALMRIDTTHGVIEIGNILWGPAIARSRVATEALFLFADLIFRMGYRRFEWKCNAANAPSRRAAERFGFAFEGIFRQHMVVKGANRDTAWFGMTDGDWSRLKPRYLAWLDPANFDAEGRQRTRLGVS, from the coding sequence ATGACCGCCACCGACCAGACCACCGCTCCCGATCTTTCCGGCTCCCGCGATCTTTCGGCCTGGGCGGGCGTGCCGCGCCCCGACCGGGCACCGATCGAGGGGCGCTATGCCCGGCTTGAACCGCTGGAGGCCGCCACCCATGCGGCGGCGCTGTTCGCGGCCTCGGCCGCCCCGGGGGCGGAGGCGCGCTTCCGCTATCTGTTCGAGGAACCGCCCGTGGACGCGGCATCCTTTCAGGCCTGGGCAGAGGCGGCGCAGGCGAAGACCGATCCGCTGTTCTTTGCGGTGATCGACCGCGCGACCGGCCGCGCCGAGGGCCGCCAGGCGCTGATGCGGATCGACACCACCCATGGCGTGATCGAGATCGGCAACATTCTGTGGGGGCCGGCGATCGCCCGAAGCCGGGTTGCGACCGAGGCGCTGTTCCTGTTCGCCGACCTGATCTTCCGGATGGGCTATCGCCGCTTCGAATGGAAGTGCAATGCCGCCAACGCCCCGTCCCGGCGGGCGGCCGAACGCTTCGGCTTCGCCTTCGAAGGCATCTTCCGCCAGCACATGGTGGTGAAGGGCGCCAATCGCGACACGGCCTGGTTCGGCATGACCGACGGCGACTGGTCGCGGCTGAAGCCCCGCTATCTGGCCTGGCTCGACCCGGCCAATTTCGATGCGGAGGGCCGGCAGCGCACCCGGCTCGGCGTCTCGTGA
- the hisI gene encoding phosphoribosyl-AMP cyclohydrolase → MCSTHDTDATGPAAAGAADRFDAAVARIHFNADGLVPAIAQDAATGEVLMMAWMNEAAVRETLATRRGVYWSRSRKGLWRKGESSGQMQHLKAFRIDCDGDTVLLLVDQQGVACHTGRRSCFFDEVNPETGDITTIMTPEIDPETLYGRRTD, encoded by the coding sequence ATGTGCTCCACCCACGACACCGATGCGACCGGGCCGGCCGCTGCCGGCGCTGCGGACCGCTTCGACGCGGCGGTGGCACGCATCCATTTCAACGCCGACGGTCTGGTTCCGGCCATCGCCCAGGATGCCGCGACCGGCGAGGTCCTGATGATGGCGTGGATGAACGAGGCGGCGGTGCGCGAGACGCTGGCCACCCGCCGCGGCGTCTATTGGTCGCGGTCCCGCAAGGGGCTGTGGCGCAAGGGCGAAAGTTCCGGCCAGATGCAACACCTGAAGGCGTTCCGTATCGACTGCGACGGCGATACGGTGCTGCTGCTGGTGGACCAGCAGGGCGTCGCCTGCCACACCGGCCGGCGGAGCTGTTTTTTCGACGAGGTGAACCCGGAGACCGGCGACATCACCACCATCATGACCCCAGAGATCGACCCGGAGACGCTGTATGGCCGACGGACGGACTGA
- a CDS encoding LysR family transcriptional regulator — protein sequence MNDPLKKLSWDDLRIVKVIGEAGNLAAAAGRIGINTSTAFRRLGEIEAVLDRPLFERRRSGYIPTPAGEELVALAQRLEVDIVSVTRRITGQDQDEAGEIRIATSDTFATWLLPPVLAGFTALHPGARVEVVVGNGALNLARGESDVALRATDDPPENLVGRRVARIAWAPYRQRRAHDEAGGHVPDDLAWAAYCDELAGLKANRHLEVRVPAERIVFRTNTVQGMAATLAAGLGAGWLPCLVGDALPDLARLGPADEALSDGLWLLTHPDLRKSGRVHVFLEYCAAALTKRRPFIEGRGIEGGG from the coding sequence TTGAACGACCCGCTGAAAAAACTGTCCTGGGACGATCTGCGCATCGTGAAGGTGATCGGGGAAGCCGGCAACCTGGCGGCGGCGGCCGGCCGGATCGGCATCAACACCTCCACCGCCTTCCGCCGCCTGGGCGAGATCGAGGCCGTGCTCGACCGGCCGCTGTTCGAACGCCGGCGCAGCGGCTATATCCCGACCCCGGCGGGGGAAGAACTGGTGGCGCTGGCCCAGCGGCTGGAGGTCGACATCGTCTCGGTCACCCGCCGGATCACCGGTCAGGACCAGGACGAGGCGGGCGAGATCCGGATCGCGACCAGCGACACTTTCGCAACCTGGCTGCTGCCGCCGGTGCTGGCCGGCTTCACCGCGCTGCATCCGGGGGCCCGGGTGGAGGTGGTGGTCGGCAACGGCGCGCTCAACCTTGCCCGCGGCGAAAGCGACGTGGCGCTGCGCGCGACCGACGACCCGCCCGAAAACCTGGTCGGCCGGCGGGTGGCGCGCATCGCCTGGGCGCCCTATCGCCAGCGCCGTGCCCATGACGAGGCGGGCGGGCACGTGCCCGACGATCTTGCCTGGGCCGCCTATTGCGACGAACTGGCCGGGCTGAAGGCCAACCGCCATCTCGAGGTCCGGGTGCCGGCGGAACGGATCGTGTTCCGGACCAACACGGTACAGGGCATGGCGGCGACGCTGGCCGCGGGGCTGGGCGCCGGCTGGCTGCCCTGCCTGGTGGGCGATGCCCTGCCCGATCTCGCCCGCCTGGGCCCGGCAGACGAGGCGCTGTCGGACGGGCTCTGGCTGCTGACCCATCCGGATCTGCGCAAATCCGGCCGGGTGCATGTCTTCCTGGAGTATTGCGCGGCGGCGCTGACGAAGCGCCGGCCGTTCATTGAGGGGCGTGGCATCGAAGGGGGTGGCTAG
- a CDS encoding ferredoxin reductase family protein gives MKKVRRRLAAVAPGWWLTLAVLAVTTLLWGLGRAAMLQAHPLHGAPLHGDLLHTGPLPDWRPPSLLLSAWSITLMAVLLLSTARARSIEPLFGGLDRAVRLHRQLGPIAICLVLVHVALYIPSELRPGGSVAGLLVPFWSGGAAGFNALILWVVILWTGLAYSGRLRYERWLSLHGLLGPIFIATAAHALGAGPTIRAYEPLRFWMWVLVLTGTGAWVWRVLLYRRLAPRYPYRLRALRQVSDDTLDLVLRPTARRMIYEPGTFVFIARPGLAELHPFSISSSPAERDLRVSIRMAGDFTRGLVTLAPDDPIDVFGPFGGFSPHRHGRHRRMIWIGAGIGITPFLGMLRFETVNDDFRRVWLWYLARDAAHAPYDAEIRETVPKAESWIDYELWTTADRGRLTAARVLETVRPLDDGIAVMLCGTPAFVRDMTRQFLAEGLAPDRIIAEDFRFR, from the coding sequence TTGAAAAAGGTCCGGCGCCGTCTGGCCGCCGTGGCACCGGGATGGTGGCTGACCCTGGCGGTCCTCGCCGTCACCACCCTGCTCTGGGGGCTGGGGCGGGCGGCGATGCTCCAGGCCCATCCTCTGCATGGCGCTCCTCTGCATGGCGATCTTCTGCATACGGGGCCCCTGCCGGACTGGCGGCCGCCCAGCCTGCTGCTCTCGGCCTGGTCGATCACCCTGATGGCGGTGCTGCTGCTCTCCACCGCCCGGGCCCGCAGCATAGAACCGCTGTTCGGCGGGCTGGACCGCGCGGTCCGGCTGCACCGTCAGCTCGGCCCCATCGCCATCTGCCTCGTGCTGGTGCATGTCGCCCTCTACATCCCCTCGGAACTCAGGCCGGGCGGCTCGGTGGCGGGGCTGTTGGTCCCCTTCTGGTCCGGTGGGGCCGCAGGCTTCAACGCCCTGATCCTCTGGGTGGTGATCCTCTGGACCGGGCTCGCCTATAGCGGCCGGCTGCGCTATGAACGCTGGCTGTCGCTGCATGGCCTGCTGGGGCCGATCTTCATCGCCACCGCCGCCCATGCCCTGGGCGCCGGCCCGACCATCCGGGCCTATGAACCGCTGCGCTTCTGGATGTGGGTGCTGGTGCTGACCGGCACGGGGGCCTGGGTCTGGCGGGTGCTGCTCTACCGGCGGCTGGCGCCGCGCTACCCCTATCGGCTGCGGGCCTTGCGGCAGGTCTCCGACGACACGCTCGATCTGGTGCTGCGCCCCACCGCCCGGCGGATGATCTACGAGCCGGGTACCTTCGTGTTCATCGCCCGGCCCGGCCTTGCGGAACTGCACCCGTTCTCGATCTCCTCCTCGCCGGCAGAGCGCGATCTCAGGGTCTCGATCCGCATGGCGGGCGATTTCACCCGTGGGCTGGTCACGCTCGCGCCCGACGATCCGATCGATGTCTTCGGCCCTTTCGGCGGCTTCTCGCCCCATCGCCATGGCCGGCACCGGCGGATGATCTGGATCGGCGCCGGCATCGGCATCACGCCCTTTCTCGGCATGCTGCGTTTTGAAACCGTCAACGACGATTTCCGCCGGGTCTGGCTGTGGTATCTGGCCCGCGATGCCGCCCATGCCCCCTATGACGCCGAGATCCGCGAGACCGTGCCCAAGGCCGAGTCCTGGATCGACTACGAGCTGTGGACCACCGCCGATCGCGGCCGGCTGACCGCCGCCCGGGTGCTGGAAACCGTGCGGCCGCTCGACGACGGCATTGCCGTCATGCTCTGCGGCACCCCCGCTTTCGTCCGCGACATGACCCGCCAGTTCCTGGCCGAAGGCCTCGCCCCCGACCGGATCATCGCCGAGGATTTCCGCTTCCGTTGA
- a CDS encoding 2-dehydro-3-deoxygalactonokinase, producing MYDAAFIALDWGTSSFRLWLIGHDGRVLAERRSAEGMTTAATTGFEAVLEGHLADLGVPATVPALACGMVGARQGWVEAGYVDTPARLAGIAAGAVRVPGITRDVRILPGIARRDPAAPDVIRGEETQILGALAAHDLETATLCMPGTHSKWGRVAEGCLSAFSTFMTGELFAAVTGHTILAHAVAGAPDDEDMEAFHQAVAAALAAPARIANLLFQVRGGQLLFGRGAAAARETISGSLIGLEIAGGHVADGGELVLIAAGRLARLYGEALGVAGLTHRVIDADAAVLGGLSLAARSIWPSRT from the coding sequence ATGTATGACGCAGCCTTCATCGCCCTCGACTGGGGCACCAGCAGTTTCCGGCTCTGGCTGATCGGCCATGACGGCCGGGTGCTCGCCGAACGCCGCAGCGCCGAAGGCATGACCACGGCCGCCACAACCGGTTTCGAGGCGGTGCTCGAAGGCCACCTCGCAGATCTGGGCGTGCCCGCCACGGTGCCGGCGCTCGCCTGCGGCATGGTCGGCGCCCGCCAGGGCTGGGTCGAGGCCGGCTATGTCGACACCCCGGCCCGGCTGGCCGGGATCGCGGCCGGCGCGGTGCGCGTGCCCGGCATCACCCGCGATGTCCGCATCCTGCCCGGCATCGCCCGGCGCGACCCGGCCGCCCCCGACGTCATCCGCGGCGAGGAGACCCAGATCCTGGGCGCCCTTGCCGCCCATGACCTTGAGACGGCCACGCTCTGCATGCCCGGCACCCATTCGAAATGGGGCCGGGTCGCCGAGGGGTGCCTCAGCGCCTTCAGCACCTTCATGACCGGCGAGCTTTTTGCCGCCGTCACCGGCCACACCATCCTCGCCCATGCGGTGGCCGGCGCCCCCGACGACGAGGATATGGAGGCCTTCCACCAGGCCGTCGCCGCGGCCCTCGCCGCACCGGCGCGGATCGCGAACCTGCTGTTCCAGGTTCGCGGCGGTCAGCTGCTGTTCGGCCGGGGGGCCGCCGCCGCGCGGGAGACCATCTCGGGCAGCCTGATCGGGCTCGAAATCGCCGGCGGCCATGTCGCCGACGGCGGCGAACTGGTGCTGATCGCCGCGGGCCGCCTTGCCCGGCTCTATGGCGAGGCCCTCGGCGTGGCGGGCCTGACCCATCGGGTGATCGATGCCGATGCAGCGGTGCTGGGCGGCCTCTCGCTTGCCGCCCGCAGCATCTGGCCATCCCGGACCTGA